A stretch of Plutella xylostella chromosome 10, ilPluXylo3.1, whole genome shotgun sequence DNA encodes these proteins:
- the LOC105386488 gene encoding actin-binding protein IPP isoform X2, which yields MSNDVYEKCGNTGHTEGARPYKCRDYPSKMSTNLHHFKRDGRFCDIDLISGSTKVKAHRVVLAASCAYFDAMFSVGLQESQKGHVSLPSVPPDILPLIIDFIYTGEVLIDKATVQHLMIAADMLQLRELVRGCGEYLKRELHPSNCLGIFRFAEAHNCTELAEEALAHAQSNWNKVVSGEELLELPLPQLTTLISSELLSVDSEAEVLYPALRWLEHDPTCRRRHCFEVLSHIRLPLISPQVLDEALKNVQDPSIAVALKTVRVDMKTGRGALVALGAEPRARARRVLLVAGGSCHDPAARPPNNADNFLASVLKFDLHKREWSEVCPMRIARIQPGVAALGARLYAVGGEQGSQILANGEVYDPQTDTWTDIAPMNEARSEFSLIAWNGQLHAFGGWVGSDMGASIEVYDPMLDEWTLSGRMPEPRFGMGVVHFEGLIYVVGGCTHTRRHTRDLLCYHPASRQWRSLTPMRYARSQAAAVVLNNYLYVIGGNAPRRTVLSSVERYSFDDQSWEEVTPLRTGRAGCAAGGGEGLLVVAGGDSEGGGGGSAFYRARTTLPTVELLDVAHGGTWQEGPPLPHSRAEAGAALL from the exons ATGTCTAATGATGTTTACGAGAAATGTGGGAACACGGGTCACACCGAGGGTGCTCGACCATACAAATGTCGGGACTACCCAAGCAAAATGTCTACGAATTTACACCATTTTAAAAGGGATGGAAGGTTTTGTgacatagatttaatatcTGGAAGTACAAAAGTGAAG GCGCATCGGGTGGTGCTGGCAGCTAGCTGTGCATATTTCGATGCCATGTTCAGTGTTGGTCTGCAGGAAAGTCAGAAAGGACATGTTTCCCTCCCAAGTGTTCCACCAGATATTCTTCCATTGATTattgactttatttatacag GAGAAGTGTTAATAGACAAGGCGACGGTGCAGCACCTGATGATAGCGGCGGACATGCTGCAGCTGCGGGAGCTGGTGCGGGGCTGCGGCGAGTACCTCAAGAGGGAACTGCATCCATCTAACTGTCTTGGAATCTTTAG GTTTGCAGAGGCCCACAACTGCACAGAACTAGCAGAAGAAGCCCTGGCTCATGCACAGTCTAATTGGAACAAAGTAGTGAGCGGCGAGGAGTTACTGGAGCTCCCGCTGCCGCAGCTGACCACATTGATATCATCAGAGCTTTTGAGTGTTGACAGTGAAGCTGAG GTGTTATACCCAGCATTGAGATGGCTAGAACATGACCCCACATGCAGAAGGAGGCATTGCTTTGAAGTATTAAGTCACATTCGTCTTCCGCTGATATCTCCACAAGTCTTAGATGAAGCTCTTAAAAATGTACAAGACCCATCCATTGCTGTTGCTTTGAAAACTGTCAGAGTAGATATG AAGACGGGCCGCGGCGCGCTGGTGGCTCTAGGCGCGGAGCcgcgggcgcgcgcgcgccgcgtgctGCTGGTGGCGGGCGGCTCGTGCCACGACCCCGCCGCGCGCCCGCCCAACAACGCCGACAACTTCCTCGCTAGTGTGCTCAAGTTCGACCTGCATAAGAG GGAGTGGTCGGAGGTGTGCCCGATGCGCATCGCTCGCATCCAGCCGGGCGTGGCGGCGCTGGGCGCGCGGTTGTACGCCGTGGGCGGCGAGCAGGGCAGCCAGATACTCGCCAACGGGGAGGTCTATGACCCACAG ACAGACACGTGGACGGACATAGCGCCGATGAACGAGGCGCGCTCCGAGTTCAGCCTGATCGCGTGGAACGGGCAGCTGCACGCGTTCGGCGGCTGGGTGGGCTCGGACATGGGCGCGTCCATCGAGGTGTACGACCCCATGCTGGACGAGTGGACGCTGTCGGGACGCATGCCCGAGCCCCGGTTCGGCATGGGGGTCGTGCATTTTGAAG GTCTAATCTACGTAGTGGGCGGTTGCACGCACACGCGGCGTCACACTCGCGACCTGCTCTGCTACCACCCGGCGTCGCGACAGTGGCGCTCGCTGACCCCCATGCGCTACGCCCGCTCCCAGGCCGCGGCCGTCGTGTTGAATAACTATCTCTATGTGATAGGAGGGAATGCGCCGCGCCGCACCGTGCTCAGCTCGGTGGAGAGATATAGCTTCGATGAT CAATCCTGGGAGGAAGTGACGCCCCTGCGCACGGGGCGCGCGGGgtgcgcggcgggcggcggggagGGGCTGCTG GTGGTGGCGGGCGGCGACAgcgagggcggcggcggcggctccgCGTTCTACCGCGCGCGGACCACGCTGCCCACTGTCGAGCTGCTGGATGTGGCGCATGGGGGGACTTGGCAG GAGGGTCCCCCGCTGCCGCACTCGCGCGCGGAGGCCGGCGCCGCGCTGCTctga
- the LOC105386488 gene encoding actin-binding protein IPP isoform X1 — protein sequence MSNDVYEKCGNTGHTEGARPYKCRDYPSKMSTNLHHFKRDGRFCDIDLISGSTKVKAHRVVLAASCAYFDAMFSVGLQESQKGHVSLPSVPPDILPLIIDFIYTGEVLIDKATVQHLMIAADMLQLRELVRGCGEYLKRELHPSNCLGIFRFAEAHNCTELAEEALAHAQSNWNKVVSGEELLELPLPQLTTLISSELLSVDSEAEVLYPALRWLEHDPTCRRRHCFEVLSHIRLPLISPQVLDEALKNVQDPSIAVALKTVRVDMKTGRGALVALGAEPRARARRVLLVAGGSCHDPAARPPNNADNFLASVLKFDLHKREWSEVCPMRIARIQPGVAALGARLYAVGGEQGSQILANGEVYDPQTDTWTDIAPMNEARSEFSLIAWNGQLHAFGGWVGSDMGASIEVYDPMLDEWTLSGRMPEPRFGMGVVHFEGLIYVVGGCTHTRRHTRDLLCYHPASRQWRSLTPMRYARSQAAAVVLNNYLYVIGGNAPRRTVLSSVERYSFDDQSWEEVTPLRTGRAGCAAGGGEGLLVVAGGDSEGGGGGSAFYRARTTLPTVELLDVAHGGTWQEGPPLPHSRAEAGAALL from the exons ATGTCTAATGATGTTTACGAGAAATGTGGGAACACGGGTCACACCGAGGGTGCTCGACCATACAAATGTCGGGACTACCCAAGCAAAATGTCTACGAATTTACACCATTTTAAAAGGGATGGAAGGTTTTGTgacatagatttaatatcTGGAAGTACAAAAGTGAAG GCGCATCGGGTGGTGCTGGCAGCTAGCTGTGCATATTTCGATGCCATGTTCAGTGTTGGTCTGCAGGAAAGTCAGAAAGGACATGTTTCCCTCCCAAGTGTTCCACCAGATATTCTTCCATTGATTattgactttatttatacag GAGAAGTGTTAATAGACAAGGCGACGGTGCAGCACCTGATGATAGCGGCGGACATGCTGCAGCTGCGGGAGCTGGTGCGGGGCTGCGGCGAGTACCTCAAGAGGGAACTGCATCCATCTAACTGTCTTGGAATCTTTAG GTTTGCAGAGGCCCACAACTGCACAGAACTAGCAGAAGAAGCCCTGGCTCATGCACAGTCTAATTGGAACAAAGTAGTGAGCGGCGAGGAGTTACTGGAGCTCCCGCTGCCGCAGCTGACCACATTGATATCATCAGAGCTTTTGAGTGTTGACAGTGAAGCTGAG GTGTTATACCCAGCATTGAGATGGCTAGAACATGACCCCACATGCAGAAGGAGGCATTGCTTTGAAGTATTAAGTCACATTCGTCTTCCGCTGATATCTCCACAAGTCTTAGATGAAGCTCTTAAAAATGTACAAGACCCATCCATTGCTGTTGCTTTGAAAACTGTCAGAGTAGATATG AAGACGGGCCGCGGCGCGCTGGTGGCTCTAGGCGCGGAGCcgcgggcgcgcgcgcgccgcgtgctGCTGGTGGCGGGCGGCTCGTGCCACGACCCCGCCGCGCGCCCGCCCAACAACGCCGACAACTTCCTCGCTAGTGTGCTCAAGTTCGACCTGCATAAGAG GGAGTGGTCGGAGGTGTGCCCGATGCGCATCGCTCGCATCCAGCCGGGCGTGGCGGCGCTGGGCGCGCGGTTGTACGCCGTGGGCGGCGAGCAGGGCAGCCAGATACTCGCCAACGGGGAGGTCTATGACCCACAG ACAGACACGTGGACGGACATAGCGCCGATGAACGAGGCGCGCTCCGAGTTCAGCCTGATCGCGTGGAACGGGCAGCTGCACGCGTTCGGCGGCTGGGTGGGCTCGGACATGGGCGCGTCCATCGAGGTGTACGACCCCATGCTGGACGAGTGGACGCTGTCGGGACGCATGCCCGAGCCCCGGTTCGGCATGGGGGTCGTGCATTTTGAAG GTCTAATCTACGTAGTGGGCGGTTGCACGCACACGCGGCGTCACACTCGCGACCTGCTCTGCTACCACCCGGCGTCGCGACAGTGGCGCTCGCTGACCCCCATGCGCTACGCCCGCTCCCAGGCCGCGGCCGTCGTGTTGAATAACTATCTCTATGTGATAGGAGGGAATGCGCCGCGCCGCACCGTGCTCAGCTCGGTGGAGAGATATAGCTTCGATGAT CAATCCTGGGAGGAAGTGACGCCCCTGCGCACGGGGCGCGCGGGgtgcgcggcgggcggcggggagGGGCTGCTGGTGGTGGCGGGCGGCGACAgcgagggcggcggcggcggctccgCGTTCTACCGCGCGCGGACCACGCTGCCCACTGTCGAGCTGCTGGACGTGGCGCATGGGGGGACTTGGCAG GAGGGTCCCCCGCTGCCGCACTCGCGCGCGGAGGCCGGCGCCGCGCTGCTctga
- the LOC105386488 gene encoding actin-binding protein IPP isoform X3: MSNDVYEKCGNTGHTEGARPYKCRDYPSKMSTNLHHFKRDGRFCDIDLISGSTKVKAHRVVLAASCAYFDAMFSVGLQESQKGHVSLPSVPPDILPLIIDFIYTGEVLIDKATVQHLMIAADMLQLRELVRGCGEYLKRELHPSNCLGIFRFAEAHNCTELAEEALAHAQSNWNKVVSGEELLELPLPQLTTLISSELLSVDSEAEVLYPALRWLEHDPTCRRRHCFEVLSHIRLPLISPQVLDEALKNVQDPSIAVALKTVRVDMKTGRGALVALGAEPRARARRVLLVAGGSCHDPAARPPNNADNFLASVLKFDLHKREWSEVCPMRIARIQPGVAALGARLYAVGGEQGSQILANGEVYDPQTDTWTDIAPMNEARSEFSLIAWNGQLHAFGGWVGSDMGASIEVYDPMMDEWTLSGRMPEPRFGMGVVHFEGLIYVVGGCTHTRRHTRDLLCYHPASRQWRSLTPMRYARSQAAAVVLNNYLYVIGGNAPRRTVLSSVERYSFDDQSWEEVTPLRTGRAGCAAGGGEGLLVVAGGDSEGGGGGSAFYRARTTLPTVELLDVAHGGTWQEGPPLPHSRAEAGAALL, translated from the exons ATGTCTAATGATGTTTACGAGAAATGTGGGAACACGGGTCACACCGAGGGTGCTCGACCATACAAATGTCGGGACTACCCAAGCAAAATGTCTACGAATTTACACCATTTTAAAAGGGATGGAAGGTTTTGTgacatagatttaatatcTGGAAGTACAAAAGTGAAG GCGCATCGGGTGGTGCTGGCAGCTAGCTGTGCATATTTCGATGCCATGTTCAGTGTTGGTCTGCAGGAAAGTCAGAAAGGACATGTTTCCCTCCCAAGTGTTCCACCAGATATTCTTCCATTGATTattgactttatttatacag GAGAAGTGTTAATAGACAAGGCGACGGTGCAGCACCTGATGATAGCGGCGGACATGCTGCAGCTGCGGGAGCTGGTGCGGGGCTGCGGCGAGTACCTCAAGAGGGAACTGCATCCATCTAACTGTCTTGGAATCTTTAG GTTTGCAGAGGCCCACAACTGCACAGAACTAGCAGAAGAAGCCCTGGCTCATGCACAGTCTAATTGGAACAAAGTAGTGAGCGGCGAGGAGTTACTGGAGCTCCCGCTGCCGCAGCTGACCACATTGATATCATCAGAGCTTTTGAGTGTTGACAGTGAAGCTGAG GTGTTATACCCAGCATTGAGATGGCTAGAACATGACCCCACATGCAGAAGGAGGCATTGCTTTGAAGTATTAAGTCACATTCGTCTTCCGCTGATATCTCCACAAGTCTTAGATGAAGCTCTTAAAAATGTACAAGACCCATCCATTGCTGTTGCTTTGAAAACTGTCAGAGTAGATATG AAGACGGGCCGCGGCGCGCTGGTGGCTCTAGGCGCGGAGCcgcgggcgcgcgcgcgccgcgtgctGCTGGTGGCGGGCGGCTCGTGCCACGACCCCGCCGCGCGCCCGCCCAACAACGCCGACAACTTCCTCGCTAGTGTGCTCAAGTTCGACCTGCATAAGAG GGAGTGGTCGGAGGTGTGCCCGATGCGCATCGCTCGCATCCAGCCGGGCGTGGCGGCGCTGGGCGCGCGGTTGTACGCCGTGGGCGGCGAGCAGGGCAGCCAGATACTCGCCAACGGGGAGGTCTATGACCCACAG ACAGACACGTGGACGGACATAGCGCCGATGAACGAGGCGCGCTCCGAGTTCAGCCTGATCGCGTGGAACGGGCAGCTGCACGCGTTCGGCGGCTGG GTGGGCTCGGACATGGGCGCGTCCATCGAGGTGTACGACCCCATGATGGACGAGTGGACGCTGTCCGGACGCATGCCCGAGCCGCGGTTCGGGATGGGGGTCGTGCACTTTGAAG GTCTAATCTACGTAGTGGGCGGTTGCACGCACACGCGGCGTCACACTCGCGACCTGCTCTGCTACCACCCGGCGTCGCGACAGTGGCGCTCGCTGACCCCCATGCGCTACGCCCGCTCCCAGGCCGCGGCCGTCGTGTTGAATAACTATCTCTATGTGATAGGAGGGAATGCGCCGCGCCGCACCGTGCTCAGCTCGGTGGAGAGATATAGCTTCGATGAT CAATCCTGGGAGGAAGTGACGCCCCTGCGCACGGGGCGCGCGGGgtgcgcggcgggcggcggggagGGGCTGCTG GTGGTGGCGGGCGGCGACAgcgagggcggcggcggcggctccgCGTTCTACCGCGCGCGGACCACGCTGCCCACTGTCGAGCTGCTGGATGTGGCGCATGGGGGGACTTGGCAG GAGGGTCCCCCGCTGCCGCACTCGCGCGCGGAGGCCGGCGCCGCGCTGCTctga
- the LOC125488482 gene encoding uncharacterized protein LOC125488482: protein MLPPESTIYESAAPPSGAQPSAPGARHPQLINTQFGYVIGGSLPTQVCNKVAVFKCTCESDINENLTNFWKSESVPEIYNEKSSEQELCEYVFQKTVQLKDDCFEVALPLKLPLEDVNDALGDSFHFALKRFLNLEKKLHKDPNLFIEYQKFIHDYINLNHGHFVDIESYQLSKDAVYFLPHHAVLKPDSKTTKLRTVFDASMKTNKKVSLNDLLLNGSTVQRDLFDILLLFRFGNYTFTTDIKQMFRNIRVIPEHTSLQNILWRDSPDETIKCIRLDRVSYGLKSSSYLATRCLKELAMHNERELPLASFILNNCTYVDDVLFSNSDLDLIVEAKSQLQQLLKKGSFKLHKWSANDSRILEDIPSTERHFDELEFQNDNCSIKTLGLQLIVHQDKFKIVSPESCHADNITKREILAYIGKFYDPMGFVGPIVVQAKSIMQKLWSSKSDWDSTPDDNIKSEWTEFLSSLAKMDPIYINRNVQFSDSDTVELIGFSDASSSTAYGCCVYLRVTDNEGKVHMHLLCSKSRINPLQNKNLTVPRLELNAALLLSVLIAKVTNTLKLKLKISRIYLFTDSQIVLAWLRTEVMKLTAYVANRVKAITNNTADCQWLYVNTKENPADYISRGVSPHELSGCDMWWHGPRFMHDSKYKFDENIELPAELPESRASAAISSNVGSAARPVTDILQGIHKYSSIQKMVRVLAYVLRFINNLKGSRVSHNFLSSTELNSALMLLIKYEQELYFKDEIESLKKNECVKGSLLNLHPFLDNLGILRVGGRLHHASIPYAQKHQAILPRESYVTECLVRSEHERLLHAGPRLLLSNINQKYWITNGLLYVKKITNKCIKCFRQKATASKQLMGSLPAGRVTALSRPFEKVGVDFAGPINVKLSRVRRSVIGKGYICVFVCFATKAIHLELASDLTTDTYLACLRRLISRRGLPKEIYSDNASTFKGARNQLVELYKLFSSKDHQSKVMQFTAEKGIDFHFIPSRSPTFGGLWEGAVKSTKYHLRRVVQSHQLTYEQLNTVLVEIECVLNSRPLLPMSSSDVNDYSYLTPGHFLIGNALTMYPENDVTDVPQNRLKFWQLCTQIKQSFWKMWHKQYLNVLQNRPKWLNVAPNIKIGTLEILKEDNVPSMFWPMARVVNTYPGHDGHVRAVEVKTANGKTHTRSILKVCALPLDV from the coding sequence ATGCTGCCACCGGAGTCGACGATCTACGAGTCTGCAGCGCCGCCTAGCGGAGCGCAGCCCTCGGCGCCAGGTGCCCGGCATCCACAGCTCATCAACACGCAGTTCGGCTATGTAATCGGGGGAAGCCTGCCTACACAAGTCTGCAATAAGGTAGCAGTTTTTAAATGCACATGTGAGTCAGatattaatgaaaatttaacGAATTTTTGGAAGAGTGAGTCCGTTCCAgaaatttataatgaaaagTCTTCAGAGCAAGAGCTCTGCGAGTATGTATTTCAAAAGACTGTTCAGTTGAAGGATGATTGTTTTGAGGTTGCTTTGCCCTTGAAACTGCCATTAGAAGATGTAAACGATGCTCTCGGAGATTCATTTCATTTCGCgttaaaaaggtttttaaaCCTCGAAAAGAAATTGCACAAAGATCCCAACCTTTTCATAGAGTATCAGAAGTTTATACACGATTACATAAACTTAAATCACGGGCACTTCGTAGACATTGAGAGCTACCAGCTTAGTAAGGACGCAGTGTACTTTCTGCCGCATCATGCGGTACTCAAGCCTGACAGTAAGACCACTAAGTTGCGTACTGTTTTCGACGCCTCAATGAAAACAAACAAGAAGGTATCGCTTAACGATTTACTGCTAAACGGATCGACCGTACAGAGAGATCTTTTCGACATACTGCTCTTGTTCCGTTTCGGTAACTATACGTTCACTACGGACATAAAACAAATGTTCCGCAACATCCGCGTAATACCTGAGCATACTTCCTTACAGAACATTCTATGGAGAGACAGCCCCGACGAGACCATCAAGTGCATTAGGCTGGATCGAGTAAGCTACGGGCTGAAGAGCTCTAGTTATCTAGCTACGCGGTGTTTGAAAGAACTTGCTATGCATAATGAGCGCGAACTGCCCTTGGCTTCGTTCATTTTAAACAACTGCACGTATGTAGATGATGTACTGTTCTCAAATAGTGATTTAGACTTGATAGTAGAAGCAAAATCACAGCTTCAGCAGTTACTGAAAAAAGGCAGTTTCAAGTTACATAAATGGTCAGCAAATGACAGTAGAATATTAGAAGATATTCCCTCAACTGAACGGCATTTTGACGAGTTAGAATTTCAAAATGACAACTGTAGTATAAAAACCTTAGGTTTACAGTTGATTGTGCATCAGGACAAGTTTAAGATAGTAAGTCCAGAATCATGCCATGCAGATAATATTACGAAACGTGAAATATTGGCGTACATAGGAAAATTCTATGACCCGATGGGTTTTGTAGGACCTATAGTTGTACAGGCTAAGTCTATAATGCAGAAATTATGGTCCAGCAAATCAGACTGGGATTCCACGCCTGACGATAACATTAAATCAGAGTGGACAGAATTCTTATCTAGTCTTGCTAAAATGGATCCgatttatataaatagaaatgtACAGTTCTCTGATTCAGATACAGTTGAACTCATAGGCTTCTCTGATGCATCCAGTTCGACTGCATACGGCTGCTGTGTGTATCTGCGCGTCACCGACAATGAAGGTAAagtacatatgcatttgctctGCTCGAAATCCCGCATAAACCCTCTCCAGAATAAAAACCTAACCGTGCCACGCTTAGAATTAAACGCTGCGCTACTCTTGTCTGTGTTGATTGCTAAGGTTACAAACACGCTTAAATTGAAACTAAAGATAAGTAGAATTTACTTGTTTACTGATTCCCAAATCGTGTTGGCTTGGTTACGGACTGAAGTGATGAAGTTGACGGCTTATGTGGCGAACAGAGTGAAAGCTATAACTAACAATACTGCTGACTGTCAATGGCTGTATGTCAACACCAAGGAGAACCCCGCCGATTATATAAGCAGGGGCGTCAGTCCACACGAGCTTAGTGGCTGCGATATGTGGTGGCATGGGCCTCGATTTATGCATGACAGTAAGTACAAGtttgatgaaaatatagaGTTACCTGCAGAATTACCTGAGAGCAGAGCCAGCGCAGCGATCTCCTCCAACGTAGGGTCTGCGGCTCGTCCAGTGACCGACATATTGCAAGGTATACACAAATATTCTAGCATCCAAAAAATGGTACGTGTcttagcctatgtgttaagatttattaataatttaaaaggcAGTAGGGTCTCGCATAACTTTTTGTCGAGTACAGAATTAAACTCTGCGCTAATGTTGCTCATTAAGTATGAACAAGAGTTATATTTTAAAGATGAAATTGAAAGTTTAAAGAAAAATGAATGCGTCAAAGGCTCGTTATTAAATTTGCATCCGTTTCTAGACAACCTAGGTATTTTGCGTGTAGGCGGCAGGTTACACCACGCTAGTATACCGTACGCACAAAAACATCAGGCTATATTACCTAGAGAATCGTACGTCACAGAGTGTTTGGTAAGATCAGAACACGAACGCTTACTACACGCCGGACCTAGGCTGTTATTGTCAAATATAAACCAGAAATACTGGATTACTAACGGCTTATTGTATGTTaagaaaattacaaataaatgtataaaatgttTCAGGCAGAAGGCCACAGCTTCCAAGCAGCTGATGGGTTCCTTGCCGGCCGGCAGGGTGACTGCTTTGAGCCGTCCCTTCGAGAAAGTTGGAGTAGATTTCGCAGGACCTATAAATGTAAAGCTCTCGCGCGTGAGACGATCAGTCATAGGTAAAGGCTACAtttgtgtgtttgtttgttttgccACTAAGGCAATACATCTAGAGCTAGCCTCAGATCTCACAACCGATACCTATCTCGCGTGCCTACGTAGACTAATATCAAGAAGAGGCCTGCCGAAAGAAATCTACTCTGACAATGCTAGCACCTTCAAGGGGGCAAGGAACCAGTTGGTTGAACTTTATAAGTTGTTCTCTTCCAAAGACCACCAAAGTAAAGTTATGCAATTTACAGCTGAAAAAGGGATTGACTTTCATTTTATTCCCAGTCGTTCACCGACGTTCGGAGGCCTTTGGGAGGGTGCTGTAAAAAGTACTAAATACCATTTGCGAAGAGTAGTACAGAGTCACCAACTAACCTATGAACAGTTGAATACTGTGTTAGTAGAGATAGAATGTGTACTTAATTCTAGACCTTTGCTACCAATGTCTTCAAGTGATGTAAATGACTATAGTTATCTGACCCCAGGTCATTTTTTGATAGGAAATGCCCTCACAATGTACCCAGAAAATGATGTAACAGATGTTCCACAAAACAGGTTAAAATTTTGGCAGTTATGTACGCAAATAAAGCAATCATTCTGGAAAATGTGGCACAAACAATATCTCAATGTGTTACAAAATAGACCTAAGTGGTTAAATGTTGCTCCTAATATTAAGATAGGTACATTGGAAATTTTAAAGGAGGATAATGTTCCCTCCATGTTCTGGCCAATGGCTAGAGTGGTAAACACATACCCTGGTCATGACGGCCACGTTAGGGCCGTTGAAGTAAAAACTGCTAATGGGAAAACCCATACTCGATCAATATTAAAAGTGTGTGCTCTTCCTTTAGAtgtataa